A window from Triticum aestivum cultivar Chinese Spring chromosome 6D, IWGSC CS RefSeq v2.1, whole genome shotgun sequence encodes these proteins:
- the LOC123143675 gene encoding RNA polymerase II degradation factor 1, which translates to MSRYEYETNGYHRAVEDEYEDEYYDEDEYEEEGAGAPEEDEEPPEGQQEFLQIRERLKEQIRRKAQGTSASTAGRSSSLHDRRPPPPNFGSFFGPSKPVISQRVIEERKSMKEIQNTVPRERRPPGKDIPSSSRVQVQAKTNGFHQKQKIVNEAKKKAEALKDNRDYSFLLSDDADIPSPPREKPAARPSLTQKSDREMMHSAAKSRAPTSQPARLPNGHVLNNNTSSTQRRPESKFESKGKEMLPSRERAIDNGRMHSVVRNGSSQATGSKAASQKFPSKGQIANKLSMKEVNEQSLRKDHLARKQPVLPNGRPQPSQSQRMQSALYGQRPQQSSQSQRPQQSSQSQRPQQSSQSQRPQQSSQSQRPQQSSQSQRPLQSQSQRPLQSSHSQRQLQSSQRERPLQSSQSQRPQQSSQSQRPQQSLQRQRPQQSSQLQSSQSQRQLPQSNRPQQMLQRQRPLSSQGHYPEQRRVQANDRVKPSERQPSRQVSANGRDDRAKKKQLGKRRFDDDIEDEDDPMAMIRSMFRYDPSKYAGRDDDDSDMEADFATIEMEEKRSARIARQEDEEELRLLEEEERREQERKRRRVGR; encoded by the exons ATGAGCCGCTACGAGTATGAGACCAAT GGTTATCATCGGGCAGTGGAGGATGAGTATGAGGACGAGTACTATGATGAAGATGAGTACGAGGAGGAAGGCGCAGGAGCTCCTGAGGAGGACGAAGAGCCACCAGAGGGTCAGCAGGAGTTCCTTCAAATTAGAGAACGATTGAAGGAGCAGATTAGGCGGAAGGCACAGGGTACTAGTGCTAGCACAGCTGGTCGCTCATCTTCCTTGCATGATAGAAGACCACCCCCACCCAA TTTTGGCTCCTTCTTTGGGCCCTCCAAGCCGGTGATTTCCCAGCGTGTGATTGAAGAAAGGAAGTCAATGAAAGAGATACAGAACACAGTGCCCAGAGAACGAAGACCTCCTGGA AAGGACATCCCATCATCTTCGAGAGTGCAAGTGCAAGCTAAAACAAATGGATTTCACCAGAAGCAAAAGATTGTTAATGAG GCAAAAAAGAAAGCTGAGGCACTTAAGGATAATCGGGACTATTCATTTCTACTCTCGGATGATGCTGACATTCCATCTCCTCCAAGGGAAAAACCTGCAGCTAGGCCTTCCTTGACCCAAAAGTCTG ATCGTGAGATGATGCATTCTGCAGCAAAGAGTAGGGCACCAACAAGTCAGCCTGCCAGATTGCCAAATGGTCATGTGTTGAACAACAACACATCATCCACACAAAGACGCCCGGAAAGTAAGTTTGAATCCAAGGGAAAGGAGATGCTCCCAAGTAGGGAAAGGGCTATTGACAATGGAAGGATGCATAGTGTTGTTAGAAATGGGTCCAGCCAGGCCACTGGAAGCAAAGCTGCAAGCCAAAAGTTTCCAAGCAAGGGTCAGATAGCAAATAAGCTTTCTATGAAGGAAGTGAATGAACAATCTCTTAGAAAGGATCATTTAGCTAGAAAGCAACCTGTGTTACCTAATGGTCGACCACAGCCCTCACAAAGTCAGAGGATGCAATCAGCCTTGTATGGTCAGAGGCCGCAGCAGTCGTCGCAGAGCCAGAGACCACAACAGTCGTCGCAGAGCCAGAGGCCACAACAGTCGTCGCAGAGCCAGAGGCCACAGCAGTCGTCGCAGAGCCAGAGGCCACAGCAGTCATCGCAGAGCCAGAGGCCACTGCAGTCACAGAGCCAGAGGCCACTGCAGTCCTCGCATAGCCAGAGGCAACTGCAGTCGTCACAGCGTGAGAGGCCACTGCAGTCATCGCAGAGTCAGAGACCACAACAGTCATCGCAGAGTCAGAGACCGCAACAATCACTACAGAGACAGAGACCACAGCAATCTTCACAGTTGCAATCCTCACAAAGCCAAAGACAGCTGCCACAAAGCAACAGGCCGCAGCAGATGTTGCAACGGCAAAGGCCTCTTTCCTCGCAAGGTCATTATCCTGAGCAAAGAAGAGTCCAAGCAAATGATCGAGTAAAACCATCCGAAAGGCAG CCATCTCGACAAGTATCTGCCAATGGACGTGATGATCGTGCAAAGAAAAAGCAATTGGGGAAACGAAGGTTTGATGACGacattgaagatgaggatgatccCATGGCTATGATCAGGAGTATGTTCAG GTATGACCCTAGTAAATATGCAGGCAgagatgatgatgatagtgacatgGAAGCAGATTTTGCTACTATAGAGATGGAAGAGAAAAGAAG CGCGAGGATTGCAAGGCAGGAGGACGAAGAGGAGCTCCGCctgctcgaggaagaagagaggcGCGAGCAggagaggaagaggcggcgggTAGGCCGATAG